Part of the Catalinimonas alkaloidigena genome is shown below.
TTATGCGTTTTTTGTAGTTACCCGTTCTGGTGATACCAATTTTAGCCCTCCGGCTGTCTTGCCTACCTTAATGGAGCCTAACAGAAATGCTAAGACAGATGATACAGCCCTGTATAATCATTTCTTCCAGTTTGGCCTCATCCAAAGTGGAGTGCTGGATGCCAATGTAAACCCTGATGGCTTCTTTGCCGCTGATGCTTACCAGCCCCTGCTCACTTACTATGAGAATCAACTGATACTGGCCGAGTCCTATGCAAGACTTAATGATTTACCCGCTGCTTTAGAAGCCTTGAACTCTGTACGTTCCGTACTTTCTACCGGATACATTAATGGGAAGTACATCAGTGAAGATAACCTGGCTTCGGGTATCAAATATGAGCCTTATGTACTGGGAGACTTTTCAGGACAGACTGATCTACTATATGAAATCATGCTCACCAAGTATATGGTAAGCCTTTCTCAGTATGAGTCTTTTAATGATGTGAGAAGGTTGAAAGTGGCCAGTCCGGTGGTAACATTACCAGTAGAGCCTATCGTTTCTACCCGAACCGGTAATCTACCCGGTAAATACATTTATCCTACTGCTGAGATCACTACGAACCCTAATATTCCTGAGGTTACTGATCAGTTTGAAACACTGCCCATCTTTTAAGCTTGTTTTCTCTTAACTTTCTGATATACTTTAGAGGCTGCTCCGATTGGGGTGGTCTCTATTTTTTTGTCAGACCTTAAGGTTATACCTGAAAGAGAATAAGCTGCTTTTGGTGGTGTGATTCCAAATACCAGCACTCCATTATGGATGTTCCACATTGGGTGCTCTTTTCCTTAAAATTCCGCTAAGGGGTATAAAATGTTGCACATCAACATTCTACAGCAAAGAAATGCCTTGTTGTTTATGCTCTACTACTAAAAGCGAATGGATAGATAAAGCAGCTAGATAATTTATCCTTCCAGAAAGGAAAGTCTTTCAACACTCAAGTTAAAGTTCGTCAACGCAAAAAAAAGGGAGCATCTCAAGTTCATCCTGAGTGTTGGCAAAGCATCTTTTTACTCTTTAACCAATAGTTTAGAGAATTAAAAAAGATGCTCCACTTTGTTCAGCATGACTTATGAGATGTTACCCTTTTTGAGTAAAGGGAGAAGTGTTAATTATCTGCTCACGGTAAGCGGCCCGATTTCATTGTCTTGTAAGGTGTCAATCAGTTCTTTCATAGGGCCTTCCATATAAGTATTCCACTCTCCCTGCACCGCTTCCCATCGGGCGTGCAATTCTTCATATACTTCTACATGTTGGTTTGCCGGCCTGAAATCGGCTGTGGCCACGGCTGATGATAGGTAAGATAGTTTTTCCAATAGCATACCCGGAAAGCGTACTCCATCCTGACCAGTACCAGTACGTTTGAGTTGAATCATTTTGTTTTCAAGCACCAAGACCGTACTATCAACAGATGCCAGTTGTAGGTGAACTTCTTCCATATCTCCAGAAAGCAAAGGCTTTAAATCCAGCAACTGTCTGCGGATTTTTTCTGCTTTATTTACCGTTAGTGAGATATCCTCTATGTCTTGCTTGATTTTAGTCAATAATTCGTCTTGCAATTCAATATCTTCCAGCGTGCCTTCCGAATTCGGATCTTTGAGTACTTTAATCGTTTGAGTCTGTACCTCATCACCGATCATTAAATGCACCTGATAAGTTCCCGGGGGTACGAGCTTAGACATAGGAGAGAGCGGGGCTTCTCTGGTTCTGTCTTCCTCCATCGGAAACCAGTCCGCATACATGGGTTTGGTTCGCATCACCAGCTCAGTAGTTGGGTTATCATTAAAATCCCACCATAAACGGTTGAAGCCTGCTTTTCCCTCATGCTCCATAGTCCGCAGGGTATCGCCTGACTGATCTGTAATGACCAGCGAAATGCTGTCTTTCATCGTGTCTGCCATTTCTTCAGACAGCCAATAGTTCAGCGATGCTCCGAATGGAGGGTCAGTACCAAAGGTGGGTTCATCAAAGAATTGCATGATCCCGGTTACAGGATGAAAGCGGTAGGCATCTTTGGGCGCAAATAAATGGGCGTCGGATGCAGCTACTTCATCCGTAAATTGCTGTATGGGAGTAAGGTCATCCAGTATCCAGATGCCACGACCGTAAGTGCCCACGACCAGGTCATTGAAATGTTCAGGAATGTCCATCCAGTACATAGGGCTGGCGGGTAGGTTTGTCATCAGTGATTGCCACTGTCCTCCATTGTCAAGAGACACATACAGTGCGTTTTCTGTACCGAGATAAAGCAAACCAGGACGTGTAGGATCTTCTTTGATCATACGGCAGTAGCTAAGTTGAGAGTCTTCAATGCCATGGGTGATCTTCTCCCAGCTTTTACCATAGTCTGTAGTACGGTAGACGTAAGGCCTAAAGTCACCCATTTCATGCGCATCCACGGTCATGTAAGCGGTCCCTTCTTCATGCGTAGAGGCTTCAATATTTCTGACAGCCCCATACTCAGGCATGTCCGGCACATTGGCAGTCAGGTTTTCCCAGTTCTCTCCATTATCGCGACTGACATGAATCAGTCCATCATTGGTACCTGCCCAGAATAAACCTTCTTTTAGGGGAGACTCTTCAAAAGCATAAATCACATTCGCATATTCCACACCGATGTTATCGCCGGTTAGCCCACCGGAAAACTGCTGCTTGGACTTATCATTGAGCGTGAGGTCGGGGCTGATAATCTCCCAGGATTGCCCCCCGTTTTGTGTACGGTGTACAAACTGACTGGTGACATATACTGTGTTATGGTCATGGGAGGATACAAGTAAAGGGAATGTCCACTGGAAGCGATATTTTACATCGGCGGCAGCGCTTCCCGCGGTATTTTCAGGCCATACTTCTACCTGACGAAATTGTCTACTCTCTTCATTATAACGAACAACCACACCGCCCAGGGCTCCTGATCCCGAAGCGCTAGACCATACAATATCAGGATTGCTGGGATCAGGGGTTGCAAAACCACTTTCTCCTCCACCTAAGTCATGCCACATGCCGGAAGGGATAAAAACACCGCGAAAGCTTTTTGTCCGGCTACGGCTGGGGCCTTTCATAGAGGGACCATCCTGCCGGTTGGTCAGCACATTATATGGAATCTCAGTGTCGGTGGTAACATGATAAAGCTGTGCGATGGGAAGCTCCATGCGAAACCAGGATTTGCCTCTGTTCTGGCTGATGGCAAGGCCACCATCTCCCACTACGATCTGGCGGTTGCCATCAGTTGGGTCAATCCACATTTCGTGATGATCCCAGTTGGGAGCCTTCTGTCTTTCTATAGCATGAGCAGTAGCCCCACCATCTATGCTGGTATAAAAGCTTGCTGCCATAAAGTAAATCTCGTTGGGATTATCAGGCGAGGCTTTGGTGCGGGTATAGTAAGCCCCTCTGCCTCCAAGGTTGCGGTTGGAGTTGATCAGGCTAAAAGAATTACCACGATCTTCTGACCGCCATAATTCGCCGCTATTGGTAGGTTCACCATTCAAAGGCACGCCATCTCCGGTTTCAATAAGGGCAAAAAGGCGTCCCTGCTTGGCAGCAGTCATGCTCAGGGCGATTTTGCCTACATTCCCTTCGGGCAGGCCATTGCCTTCCAGCTTTTCCCAGCTCGCACCGGCATCCAGAGAGCGGTAAATTCCTCCACCGGGACCTCCACTGGTTCGTGTCCAGGGTTTGATTTCCAGGTGCCACATGCCGGCAAAAAGGATGCGGGGATTATGAGGATCCATCACCAGATCAGAAGCACCGGTGCTATCGTTGACATGGAGTACATTCTCCCACGTCTTTCCTCCGTCCGTACTCTTATAAATCCCTCTTTCCTTTTGTGGCGTAAAACCGTGGCCCAGGGCAGCCACATATACAATGTCCGGGTTTTCAGGGTGAACCACTATCCTGCTGATCCTTGAAGTCTCTTTCAAACCCAGATATTCCCAGTTTTCCCCGCCGTCAGTAGATTTATATACTCCTTCACCTATAGAAACATTGGAGCGGATAAAAGATTCTCCGGTACCCGCATAGATAATCTCGGGATCAGATTCAGCCAAAGCCAGCGCTCCGATGGAGTGCACCGACTGATCGTCAAAAACAGGCTTCCAGTCAAGGCCGCCATCAGTGGTTTTCCAGATACCGCCGGATGCCGCGCCTACATAGTATACCATTGGGTCTTCGGGAACTCCGGCTACTGAAATAACACGGTTACCCACCGGGCCGATGTGGCGAAACTCAAGTTGCTCCATCTGTTGAGGCTGGAGTTTCTGGGCAATGAGCTTTACATTGAGTAATGTGCTGGCGAAAAGTACCAGCATTGATAGTTTGAAAAAGCGTTTCATCATAAGTTTAAGTTAGGCTTAAGGTTTACTTGCTGAAAGTACTAAACAGGGATTATGCAACAAAGGTGTTTTGGATAAAATTTCAAAATTATATACTGAAATAGATTTAAATACTTTTAATAAATTTTATTATTGAATATTAATTCAATATTATATTTCCAGTATGTGATTGCTTTTATATATTGCGTGCTCACTATAAAAGAACGCGCTGCTTTTTGGTTAATGGTGGAGCAACAAGTTGTTTCAGAAGGGAAGGCTGGGAGAAAGCAGAACATGAGTTTCCATGAGAATAGCTTGCCCTCCAGGACGAAAATCAGGCAACATCATGGGTAAGAGCACGGCAAGAGCTTAGCAGAATAAATAATGAGACAGAATTAGGTTAGGTTTTGCTTATTAACATCGCTAGATATCAGCAATTTAATAACATGCAACTTTTAGCCAACCTCTGTACCCTGACGACAGGTGCTAGTCATGCTGTCAGGAGTCAGGGTGAAACTGTTATTCTACTTAAGCCAGCCGCATTAAAATTTACGAACTAATAGAATTTTCACATTTCATTAAAAAGATATTGAGAATGGACAGAAGGTCCCTGACGGCTACACCCCTCCCAGCTTTTCTGATTTTCAGCGCTATCGTATCGGGCATTGCCGGCTATCATTTCCAAACAAGTCTGCATCCGCTACTCATGATGGGGTTGGGTGCTATTATTGGCCTGCTGGCTAATCTCCTGTTTTACTACCTGATCAAATACTCAGGAAAAGCCTTAAGGCAGATTTCTATGGGCCTGATGGCGGCTGTTTTGAGCACAGTAGCGGCTCTCATTCTGGTAAAAACCTATGCTTTTCGCTGGCCAGACCAGGTCTTTTACATCGCTGCGCTTCTGGGGATTATATGCTCCATCATCAGCTTCTATAGTTTCAAAAAGTTATCAGTAGACCAAAAATCTGTGCGAGCCTGGATAGGAGTGGTGATTGTTGTACTATGTGCAGGCGGTGGCATATACTGGCTGTTGCAGGAAGGTCATGATCCCTATGCCGAAACATTAGCGCCGTTTTTTGAAGATGTAAAAGTAAGTACATTGTCTGAGCAGGGACTGGAAGGTCCTGGCTCACAGGGAAAATATGCAGTTCAGATATTCACTTATGGAAGCGGTAATGATCAGAAAAGAGAAGAATACGCCAAAGCAGTAAAGTTCAAAACCCCAACGGTAGACGCCAGCTTACTGCTTCCTGAATGGAAGGGTGACAAAAAAAAGTGGCGTGAACGCTACTGGGGATTTGGCGTTACTGACTTTCCTTTGAATGGACGGGTGTATATGCCGGAAGGAGATGGCCCTTTTCCGTTGGTATTGATTGTACATGGGAACCACAGCATGATAGATTATTCAGATGGAGGCTATGCTTATCTGGGAGAACTACTGGCAAGCCGTGGTTTTATTACCGTTTCGGTAGATGAAAATTTTATCAATGGGCATTGGTCAGGAGATTTCAGAGGTAAAGAAATGCCAAGCCGGGCATGGCTGCTGCTGAAACATTTGGAGCAGTGGGAAAAATGGAACAATAGCCCGGAGCACGAGCTCTCTGGAAAAATTGACATGGACAATATCATGCTGATCGGGCATTCCCGGGGAGGCGAGGCGGTGTCTATCGCAGCTGCGTTTAATGAACTGAAATACTTTCCTGATAATGCTGAGGAAACGTTTGACTTCAACTTCAACATAAAAGGTGTGGTAGCAATCGCTCCCACCGATTATCGTTACCACCGACAAGTCAATTTAGAGAATGTCAATTACTTATCACTGCAAGGCTCATATGATGCTGATGAGGTGAGCTTCTGGGGGCTGCGTACTTATCGCCGCCTGACTTTCAGTGAAAGTAGCAATTTTTTCAAGGCAGGTGTGTATATCCATCAGGCCAATCATGGGCAATTTAATGCAAGCTGGGGCAGGGCAGACTTTGGTGCTCCTGCCAAGTGGTTATTAAACACCGAACCTATGCTTACGGGCGAAGCGCAGCGGGAGGCGGCAAAAGTCTTTATCAGTGCATTTGCTGAGGCAGCTTTGCATAATGATCATAGCTATCTGCCCCTCTTCAAAAATGTGGCATTAGCCAGAGACTGGCTTCCCGAAGAATATTACCTTACGCATTTTCATAGTCAGCATACCGAAACGCTGGTAGATTTTGAAGGTGACATGGATCTGACGACTGCCAAAGAAAATATGAGATTGCAAGCAGAAAATGCAGCCATCTGGAGAGAAGAAAACCTGAGCACGCGCGATGGGGGTAGCCAGCAGAATAATGCTGTGGTACTGGGCTGGGATTATGGGAAGCAGATGAATCCTGACACTCTTGCCAGCTATGCAGTCACTCTGCCTGATAGCTTAGGCGTTACAATAGATAGTAGTGGAAGCATGCTGCTTACGCTGGCTGCCGGAGATTATCACGAACTGAAAAACAAAGAGGGACAGCCAGCTTCTGAAGAAAGAAAAGAGCCTGCCCTTGATTTCAGCATCCTGCTTTCCGACCAAAATGGCAATAGCGCACGTATGCAGCTTAGTGATGAAAAAAAGCTGGCTCCCATGTTAAAAACCAGGTTTATGAAGACCGCCTCGCTGAGCAAAGACATGATAGGAGATGAATGGGAAGTACAGCCGGAAACCTTTCATCTGCCGCTCTCTAAATTTCAGCAAAACGATTCCTCTTTCAATATTCAGCAGCTAAAGAAAGTTGAATTAATATTTGACCAGAGCAACTATGGTGTAATCATCCTGGACGATATAGGATTTGAAACCATAAAGTAAACAGGAAATACTGCTAAAGCTATTTGATGCTATAGTCCGCAAAGACTTCGGCAAAGAGCTGGCACAGCTCTTCCATGCTGGAAGCAACAGTAAAAGCCCCAACCTCCCTTACGGTATTTTCGTGTCCGTCAGGAATGTGGCTGGCTCCCAGAAAACCGATGACATGCATACCGGCACTATGCGCGGCAGTTACTCCACTCTGGCTATCCTCTACCACCAGGCACTCGGAAGGCTTTACCCCTAACTGGCTGGCAGCATGAAGATACACATCGGGAGCGGGTTTAGGACGCTCTACCATTTCAGCGGCAAACAGCTTTTTACCGAAGAGCTCAGTCAGTCCGGCTACCTTAAGCGAAGAAATCACCCTCACCAAACGGCTGTTGGACACCACTGCTTTAGTAACAGGAAGGGGAGAAATGGTTTCTACAACTCCGGGTATCGCCTGTAAATCGTGGTCTAAGCTATGTTCTATCTCCAAGCGTAC
Proteins encoded:
- a CDS encoding WD40/YVTN/BNR-like repeat-containing protein yields the protein MMKRFFKLSMLVLFASTLLNVKLIAQKLQPQQMEQLEFRHIGPVGNRVISVAGVPEDPMVYYVGAASGGIWKTTDGGLDWKPVFDDQSVHSIGALALAESDPEIIYAGTGESFIRSNVSIGEGVYKSTDGGENWEYLGLKETSRISRIVVHPENPDIVYVAALGHGFTPQKERGIYKSTDGGKTWENVLHVNDSTGASDLVMDPHNPRILFAGMWHLEIKPWTRTSGGPGGGIYRSLDAGASWEKLEGNGLPEGNVGKIALSMTAAKQGRLFALIETGDGVPLNGEPTNSGELWRSEDRGNSFSLINSNRNLGGRGAYYTRTKASPDNPNEIYFMAASFYTSIDGGATAHAIERQKAPNWDHHEMWIDPTDGNRQIVVGDGGLAISQNRGKSWFRMELPIAQLYHVTTDTEIPYNVLTNRQDGPSMKGPSRSRTKSFRGVFIPSGMWHDLGGGESGFATPDPSNPDIVWSSASGSGALGGVVVRYNEESRQFRQVEVWPENTAGSAAADVKYRFQWTFPLLVSSHDHNTVYVTSQFVHRTQNGGQSWEIISPDLTLNDKSKQQFSGGLTGDNIGVEYANVIYAFEESPLKEGLFWAGTNDGLIHVSRDNGENWENLTANVPDMPEYGAVRNIEASTHEEGTAYMTVDAHEMGDFRPYVYRTTDYGKSWEKITHGIEDSQLSYCRMIKEDPTRPGLLYLGTENALYVSLDNGGQWQSLMTNLPASPMYWMDIPEHFNDLVVGTYGRGIWILDDLTPIQQFTDEVAASDAHLFAPKDAYRFHPVTGIMQFFDEPTFGTDPPFGASLNYWLSEEMADTMKDSISLVITDQSGDTLRTMEHEGKAGFNRLWWDFNDNPTTELVMRTKPMYADWFPMEEDRTREAPLSPMSKLVPPGTYQVHLMIGDEVQTQTIKVLKDPNSEGTLEDIELQDELLTKIKQDIEDISLTVNKAEKIRRQLLDLKPLLSGDMEEVHLQLASVDSTVLVLENKMIQLKRTGTGQDGVRFPGMLLEKLSYLSSAVATADFRPANQHVEVYEELHARWEAVQGEWNTYMEGPMKELIDTLQDNEIGPLTVSR